The Globicephala melas chromosome X, mGloMel1.2, whole genome shotgun sequence genome window below encodes:
- the LOC115849863 gene encoding protein BEX1 encodes MASKEEQAVKNLYMENANQENENKDEKGQDANKGEPFALPLEAGEYCVPRGNRRRFRVRQPILQYRWDMTQRLEEPQARMREENMERIGEEVRQLMEKLREKQLSHSLRAVSTDPPHHDHHDEFCLMP; translated from the coding sequence ATGGCGTCCAAAGAGGAACAAGCAGTAAAAAATCTCTACATGGAAAATGCCAACCAGGAGAATGAAAACAAGGATGAAAAGGGGCAGGATGCTAATAAAGGAGAGCCTTTCGCCCTCCCTTTGGAAGCTGGTGAATATTGTGTACCTAGAGGAAATCGTAGGAGGTTCCGTGTTAGGCAGCCCATCCTGCAGTATAGATGGGACATGACTCAGAGGCTTGAAGAGCCACAGGCAAGGATGAGAGAAGAGAATATGGAAAGGATtggggaggaggtgaggcagCTGATGGAAAAGCTGAGGGAAAAGCAGTTGAGTCATAGTCTGCGGGCAGTTAGCACTGACCCCCCTCACCATGACCATCATGATGAGTTTTGCCTTATGCCTTGA